The following are from one region of the Nicotiana tomentosiformis chromosome 7, ASM39032v3, whole genome shotgun sequence genome:
- the LOC138896495 gene encoding probable amino acid permease 7 — MSSFGYAAFGNSTPGNLLTGFGFYEPYWLVDFANACVVLHLVGGYQIFSQPLFADIERWFARKFPESKFIHKNHTLKPLPMLPFKLNLMRLVFRTAYVALITGIAVLFPYFNQVVGVSGAITFWPVVVYFPVEMYLTQKKTESWKTKAIVLRVYTMVCLIVILYAFVGSIRGVIVARFS, encoded by the exons ATGTCATCATTTGGTTATGCAGCTTTTGGTAATTCCACACCGGGAAACCTCTTGACAGGATTCGGTTTCTATGAACCATATTGGCTTGTAGACTTTGCTAATGCATGTGTTGTTCTTCATCTTGTTGGAGGATATCAG ATTTTCAGCCAGCCACTATTTGCAGATATTGAGAGATGGTTTGCAAGAAAATTCCCAGAGAGCAAGTTTATTCACAAGAATCACACCCTTAAACCATTACCAATGCTGCCATTTAAATTGAACTTGATGAGATTAGTCTTCCGAACAGCATATGTTGCATTAATTACAGGGATTGCAGTATTATTCCCTTACTTTAATCAGGTCGTGGGGGTGTCTGGAGCAATAACTTTTTGGCCTGTTGTCGTTTATTTCCCTGTAGAGATGTACTTAACCCAGAAAAAAACTGAAAGTTGGAAAACCAAAGCTATAGTGCTCCGTGTGTATACAATGGTTTGCCTGATTGTGATATTGTATGCTTTTGTAGGGTCTATCAGAGGAGTGATAGTTGCTAGGTTCAGTTAA
- the LOC104103714 gene encoding probable amino acid permease 7 isoform X3: MQLELSTYIFLSGTVWSAVAHIISAVIGAGVLSLAWSTAQLGWIAAPIALFFFALVTYISASLICDCYRSPDPITGTRNHSYIDAVRVNLGKKWTWVCGLLQYVSFYGTGIAYIITSATSMREIQRSNCYRKGANADCQTGKNIFMLIFGIIQIVTSQIPDFHNMTWLSVVAALMSFCYSFIGLALGFSKVIDNRRIKGSIVGVPAKSAAQKIWLVFQALGDIAFAYPYSIILLEIQDTLKSPPPENQTMKKASMSAIVITTFFYLCCSGFGYAAFGNDTPGNLLTGFYEPFWLVDFANACIVLHLVGGYQVYSQPVFAFVEKKLTQKFPENKFLNKFYAIKLPVLPAFQLNFFRLCFRTFYVMSTTAIAMAFPYFNQVLGILGALNFWPMTIYFPVEMYIVQRKIGAWTKKWLLLEGFSMICLLVSVVGLIGSIEGIISAKLAKM; the protein is encoded by the exons ATGCAATTAGAACTG TCGACATATATTTTCTTGTCAGGAACTGTGTGGAGTGCAGTTGCGCATATAATTTCTGCTGTAATTGGAGCTGGTGTTCTCTCTCTAGCCTGGAGCACAGCACAGTTAGGATGGATTGCAGCGCCAATCGCCttgttcttttttgcacttgttACGTACATATCTGCATCCCTCATATGTGACTGTTACAGGTCACCTGATCCAATAACAGGAACGCGAAATCACTCTTACATTGATGCCGTTAGAGTTAATCTTG GCAAGAAATGGACGTGGGTGTGTGGTTTGCTTCAGTATGTGAGCTTCTATGGGACTGGTATTGCCTATATAATTACAAGTGCAACAAGTATGAG AGAAATTCAGAGATCAAATTGTTACCGCAAAGGAGCAAACGCTGATTGCCAGACTGGGAAAAACATCTTTATGCTGATTTTTGGTATTATTCAGATAGTAACGTCGCAGATACCAGATTTTCATAACATGACGTGGTTATCTGTTGTCGCTGCATTAATGTCATTTTGTTACTCTTTCATTGGGTTGGCACTTGGGTTCTCTAAAGTGATTG ACAACAGGCGTATCAAAGGAAGCATTGTGGGAGTACCGGCAAAGAGTGCTGCTCAAAAGATATGGTTAGTGTTCCAGGCACTCGGAGACATTGCTTTTGCCTATCCTTATTCGATCATTCTCCTGGAGATACAG GATACACTAAAATCGCCTCCACCAGAAAATCAGACCATGAAGAAGGCATCAATGAGTGCAATAGTTATCACCACTTTCTTCTATCTATGCTGTAGTGGCTTCGGATATGCAGCCTTCGGGAATGACACACCAGGGAACCTCTTGACAGGTTTCTACGAGCCGTTTTGGCTTGTTGACTTTGCTAATGCCTGCATAGTTCTGCATCTGGTTGGAGGGTATCAG GTATACAGCCAGCCTGTGTTTGCATTTGTAGAAAAAAAGTTAACTCAGAAGTTCCCAGAGAACAAATTCCTGAATAAGTTCTATGCCATCAAACTTCCAGTGTTGCCAGCTTTTCAGTTGAACTTCTTTCGGTTATGTTTTCGGACTTTTTATGTTATGTCTACAACAGCAATAGCAATGGCATTTCCTTATTTCAATCAGGTATTAGGAATCTTGGGAGCCTTGAACTTTTGGCCTATGACCATCTATTTCCCAGTGGAAATGTACATTGTGCAAAGGAAAATTGGAGCTTGGACAAAAAAATGGCTTCTTCTTGAGGGTTTCAGTATGATCTGCTTGCTTGTATCTGTAGTTGGTTTGATTGGATCAATTGAGGGAATAATTAGTGCTAAATTAGCTAAAATGTAA
- the LOC138895620 gene encoding uncharacterized protein, with the protein MAISLLLHDTNVKRVLIDPGSSVNIILLRVLNEMQANDKAIPKARSLSGFDNSSVFTKRDIVLTTFTEEVIKDTKFQVLDADMDYNIILARPWLHDMDAVPSTLHQVIKFSSQWGIRRIYGDQQASRNYFAWSHSDMTGISSEVMTHKLNEDSLHPPVKQKKRKQGSFKNQVIQDEVQKLLKIDSIREVKYPDGLANSNTVVVPKKE; encoded by the exons ATGGCAATATCTTTACTTTtacatgatactaatgtaaaacgagttttgattgatccaggtagctcagtgaACATCATTTTACTGAGGGTGTTAAATGAAATGCAAGCTAATGATAAGGCCATACCAAAAGCACGGTCCTTGTCCGGGTTTGATAATTCAAGCGTTTTTACGAAAAGAGATATTGTACTTACCACATTTACAGAAGAGGTCATCAAGGATACAAAGTTCCAGGTGTTAGACGCGGATATGGACTATAATATAATTTTGGCAAGACCATGGCTTCATGATATGGATGCAGTCCCATCCACATTGCATCAAGTTATCAAATTTTCTTCACAGTGGGGAATCCGTCGAATCTACGGAGATCAACAAGCTTCACGAA ATTACTTTGCTTGgtcgcattcagatatgacaggtatatcATCAGAGGTGATGACTCATAAGCTGAATGAGGATTCATTACACCCACCTGTCAAGCAAAAGAAAAGGAAGCAAGGGtccttcaaaaatcaagtgatccAGGATGAGGTACAAAAGCTTTTGAAAATTGATTCAATACGAGAGGTTAAGTACCCTGACGGGTTAGCTAATAGTAATACCGTTGTGGTTCCAAAAAAAGAATAG
- the LOC104103714 gene encoding probable amino acid permease 7 isoform X2 — MKVEHSLEQEKTSGNDDIDAIRTGTVWSAVAHIISAVIGAGVLSLAWSTAQLGWIAAPIALFFFALVTYISASLICDCYRSPDPITGTRNHSYIDAVRVNLGKKWTWVCGLLQYVSFYGTGIAYIITSATSMREIQRSNCYRKGANADCQTGKNIFMLIFGIIQIVTSQIPDFHNMTWLSVVAALMSFCYSFIGLALGFSKVIDNRRIKGSIVGVPAKSAAQKIWLVFQALGDIAFAYPYSIILLEIQDTLKSPPPENQTMKKASMSAIVITTFFYLCCSGFGYAAFGNDTPGNLLTGFYEPFWLVDFANACIVLHLVGGYQVYSQPVFAFVEKKLTQKFPENKFLNKFYAIKLPVLPAFQLNFFRLCFRTFYVMSTTAIAMAFPYFNQVLGILGALNFWPMTIYFPVEMYIVQRKIGAWTKKWLLLEGFSMICLLVSVVGLIGSIEGIISAKLAKM; from the exons ATGAAAGTTGAACATTCTCTAGAACAAGAGAAAACTTCAGGCAATGATGATATAGATGCAATTAGAACTG GAACTGTGTGGAGTGCAGTTGCGCATATAATTTCTGCTGTAATTGGAGCTGGTGTTCTCTCTCTAGCCTGGAGCACAGCACAGTTAGGATGGATTGCAGCGCCAATCGCCttgttcttttttgcacttgttACGTACATATCTGCATCCCTCATATGTGACTGTTACAGGTCACCTGATCCAATAACAGGAACGCGAAATCACTCTTACATTGATGCCGTTAGAGTTAATCTTG GCAAGAAATGGACGTGGGTGTGTGGTTTGCTTCAGTATGTGAGCTTCTATGGGACTGGTATTGCCTATATAATTACAAGTGCAACAAGTATGAG AGAAATTCAGAGATCAAATTGTTACCGCAAAGGAGCAAACGCTGATTGCCAGACTGGGAAAAACATCTTTATGCTGATTTTTGGTATTATTCAGATAGTAACGTCGCAGATACCAGATTTTCATAACATGACGTGGTTATCTGTTGTCGCTGCATTAATGTCATTTTGTTACTCTTTCATTGGGTTGGCACTTGGGTTCTCTAAAGTGATTG ACAACAGGCGTATCAAAGGAAGCATTGTGGGAGTACCGGCAAAGAGTGCTGCTCAAAAGATATGGTTAGTGTTCCAGGCACTCGGAGACATTGCTTTTGCCTATCCTTATTCGATCATTCTCCTGGAGATACAG GATACACTAAAATCGCCTCCACCAGAAAATCAGACCATGAAGAAGGCATCAATGAGTGCAATAGTTATCACCACTTTCTTCTATCTATGCTGTAGTGGCTTCGGATATGCAGCCTTCGGGAATGACACACCAGGGAACCTCTTGACAGGTTTCTACGAGCCGTTTTGGCTTGTTGACTTTGCTAATGCCTGCATAGTTCTGCATCTGGTTGGAGGGTATCAG GTATACAGCCAGCCTGTGTTTGCATTTGTAGAAAAAAAGTTAACTCAGAAGTTCCCAGAGAACAAATTCCTGAATAAGTTCTATGCCATCAAACTTCCAGTGTTGCCAGCTTTTCAGTTGAACTTCTTTCGGTTATGTTTTCGGACTTTTTATGTTATGTCTACAACAGCAATAGCAATGGCATTTCCTTATTTCAATCAGGTATTAGGAATCTTGGGAGCCTTGAACTTTTGGCCTATGACCATCTATTTCCCAGTGGAAATGTACATTGTGCAAAGGAAAATTGGAGCTTGGACAAAAAAATGGCTTCTTCTTGAGGGTTTCAGTATGATCTGCTTGCTTGTATCTGTAGTTGGTTTGATTGGATCAATTGAGGGAATAATTAGTGCTAAATTAGCTAAAATGTAA
- the LOC138896496 gene encoding probable amino acid permease 7, whose translation MSSFGYAAFGNSTPGNLLTGFGFYEPYWLVDFANACVVLHLVGGYQIFSQPLFADIERWFARKFPESKFFHKNHTLKPLPMLPFKLNLMRLVFRTAYVALITGIAVLFPYFNQVVGVSGAITFWPVVVYFPVEMYLTQKKTESWKTKAIVLRVYTMVCLIVILYAFVGPIRGVIVARFS comes from the exons ATGTCATCATTTGGTTATGCAGCTTTTGGTAATTCCACACCGGGAAACCTCTTGACAGGATTCGGTTTCTATGAACCATATTGGCTTGTAGACTTTGCTAATGCATGTGTTGTTCTTCATCTTGTTGGAGGATATCAG ATTTTCAGCCAGCCACTATTTGCAGATATTGAGAGATGGTTTGCAAGAAAATTCCCAGAGAGCAAGTTTTTTCACAAGAATCACACCCTTAAACCATTACCAATGCTGCCATTTAAATTGAACTTGATGAGATTAGTCTTCCGAACAGCATATGTTGCATTAATCACAGGGATTGCAGTATTATTCCCTTACTTTAATCAGGTCGTGGGGGTGTCTGGAGCAATAACTTTTTGGCCTGTTGTCGTTTATTTCCCTGTAGAGATGTACTTAACCCAGAAAAAAACTGAAAGTTGGAAAACCAAAGCTATAGTGCTCCGTGTGTATACAATGGTTTGCCTGATTGTGATATTGTATGCTTTTGTAGGGCCTATCAGAGGAGTGATAGTTGCTAGGTTCAGTTAA
- the LOC104103728 gene encoding probable amino acid permease 7 isoform X1, translating into MPLVVDEDVDSEMPFLEANYASSSSSSPSSTTALKRTGNEWTALAHIVTAVIGSGVLSLAWSMAQLGWIAGPLAMLSFACVTLTSAFLLCNCYLSPHPDTGPDHRNASYLDAVLNILGERNAWFCGIIVRINFIKVAIVYTITSAISIRAIQKSNCYHDQGHDATCRYGSTRYMVIFGLIQVIVSQIPDFQNMKWLSIVAAVMSFTYSIIGSALGLAKVIENGEIKGSITGLTSSTAAEKLWLVAQALGDIAFAFPFSLIFLEIQDTLKAPPPEKITMKKVSIMAVCITMFFNLCCGGFGYAAFGNSTPGNLLTGFGFYEPYWLVDFANACVLHLVGGYQIFSQPLFADIERWFARKFPKSKFIHKNHTLKPLPMLPFKLNLMRLVFRTAYVALITGIAVLFPYFNQVVGVSGAITFWPVVVYFPVEMYLTQKKTESWKTKAIVLRVYTMVCLIVILYAFVGSIRGVIVARFS; encoded by the exons ATGCCTTTGGTAGTTGATGAAGACGTTGATTCTGAGATGCCTTTTTTGGAGGCAAATtatgcttcttcttcttcctcctccccATCTTCTACAACTGCCCTCAAAAGAACAG GAAATGAATGGACAGCTTTGGCACATATAGTAACAGCAGTAATTGGTTCTGGGGTTCTATCATTAGCATGGAGTATGGCACAACTAGGTTGGATTGCAGGTCCATTGGCCATGCTCTCTTTTGCATGTGTCACTCTTACTTCTGCTTTTCTTCTCTGCAACTGTTATCTATCTCCTCATCCAGATACTGGCCCTGATCATAGAAATGCCTCTTACCTTGATGCTGTTCTCAATATTTTAG GAGAAAGAAATGCGTGgttttgtggaatcattgttcGTATAAATTTCATCAAGGTTGCAATTGTTTATACAATTACGTCCGCTATCAGCATTCG AGCAATCCAGAAATCAAACTGCTATCATGATCAAGGGCATGATGCTACCTGTCGATATGGAAGTACAAGATATATGGTTATATTTGGACTAATCCAAGTTATAGTGTCTCAAATTCCTGATTTTCAGAATATGAAGTGGCTCTCCATAGTTGCTGCAGTCATGTCATTCACATATTCAATTATCGGATCAGCACTTGGCTTAGCCAAAGTAATAG AAAATGGAGAAATCAAAGGTAGCATTACAGGACTGACAAGTTCTACTGCTGCTGAAAAACTATGGTTGGTTGCTCAAGCACTTGGGGACATTGCCTTTGCCTTTCCATTCTCTCTTATATTTCTGGAGATACAG GACACATTAAAGGCGCCTCCTCCAGAAAAGATCACTATGAAGAAGGTATCAATAATGGCAGTCTGTATTACGATGTTTTTCAACCTTTGCTGTGGGGGATTTGGTTATGCAGCTTTTGGTAATTCCACACCGGGAAACCTCTTGACAGGATTCGGTTTCTATGAACCATATTGGCTTGTAGACTTTGCTAATGCATGTGTTCTTCATCTTGTTGGAGGATATCAG ATTTTCAGCCAGCCACTATTTGCAGATATTGAGAGATGGTTTGCAAGAAAATTCCCAAAGAGCAAGTTTATTCACAAGAATCACACCCTTAAACCATTACCAATGCTGCCATTTAAATTGAACTTGATGAGATTAGTCTTCCGAACAGCATATGTTGCATTAATCACAGGGATTGCAGTATTATTCCCTTACTTTAATCAGGTCGTGGGGGTGTCTGGAGCAATAACTTTTTGGCCTGTTGTCGTTTATTTCCCTGTAGAGATGTACTTAACCCAGAAAAAAACTGAAAGTTGGAAAACCAAAGCTATAGTGCTCCGTGTGTATACAATGGTTTGCCTGATTGTGATATTGTATGCTTTTGTAGGGTCTATCAGAGGAGTGATAGTTGCTAGGTTCAGTTAA
- the LOC138896494 gene encoding probable amino acid permease 7 encodes MSSFGYAAFGNSTPGNLLTGFGFYEPYWLVDFANACVVLHLVGGYQIFSQPLFADIERWFARKFPESKFIHKNHTLKPLPMLPFKLNLMRLVFRTAYVALITWIAVLFPYFNQVVGVSGAITFWPVVVYFPVEMYLTQKKTESWKTKAIVLRVYTMVCLIVILYAFVGSIRGVIVARFS; translated from the exons ATGTCATCATTTGGTTATGCAGCTTTTGGTAATTCCACACCGGGAAACCTCTTGACAGGATTCGGTTTCTATGAACCATATTGGCTTGTAGACTTTGCTAATGCATGTGTTGTTCTTCATCTTGTTGGAGGATATCAG ATTTTCAGCCAGCCACTATTTGCAGATATTGAGAGATGGTTTGCAAGAAAATTCCCAGAGAGCAAGTTTATTCACAAGAATCACACCCTTAAACCATTACCAATGCTGCCATTTAAATTGAACTTGATGAGATTAGTCTTCCGAACAGCATATGTTGCATTAATCACATGGATTGCAGTATTATTCCCTTACTTTAATCAGGTCGTGGGGGTGTCTGGAGCAATAACTTTTTGGCCTGTTGTCGTTTATTTCCCTGTAGAGATGTACTTAACCCAGAAAAAAACTGAAAGTTGGAAAACCAAAGCTATAGTGCTCCGTGTGTATACAATGGTTTGCCTGATTGTGATATTGTATGCTTTTGTAGGGTCTATCAGAGGAGTGATAGTTGCTAGGTTCAGTTAA
- the LOC104103728 gene encoding probable amino acid permease 7 isoform X2 has protein sequence MPLVVDEDVDSEMPFLEANYASSSSSSPSSTTALKRTGNEWTALAHIVTAVIGSGVLSLAWSMAQLGWIAGPLAMLSFACVTLTSAFLLCNCYLSPHPDTGPDHRNASYLDAVLNILGERNAWFCGIIVRINFIKVAIVYTITSAISIRAIQKSNCYHDQGHDATCRYGSTRYMVIFGLIQVIVSQIPDFQNMKWLSIVAAVMSFTYSIIGSALGLAKVIENGEIKGSITGLTSSTAAEKLWLVAQALGDIAFAFPFSLIFLEIQDTLKAPPPEKITMKKDSVSMNHIGL, from the exons ATGCCTTTGGTAGTTGATGAAGACGTTGATTCTGAGATGCCTTTTTTGGAGGCAAATtatgcttcttcttcttcctcctccccATCTTCTACAACTGCCCTCAAAAGAACAG GAAATGAATGGACAGCTTTGGCACATATAGTAACAGCAGTAATTGGTTCTGGGGTTCTATCATTAGCATGGAGTATGGCACAACTAGGTTGGATTGCAGGTCCATTGGCCATGCTCTCTTTTGCATGTGTCACTCTTACTTCTGCTTTTCTTCTCTGCAACTGTTATCTATCTCCTCATCCAGATACTGGCCCTGATCATAGAAATGCCTCTTACCTTGATGCTGTTCTCAATATTTTAG GAGAAAGAAATGCGTGgttttgtggaatcattgttcGTATAAATTTCATCAAGGTTGCAATTGTTTATACAATTACGTCCGCTATCAGCATTCG AGCAATCCAGAAATCAAACTGCTATCATGATCAAGGGCATGATGCTACCTGTCGATATGGAAGTACAAGATATATGGTTATATTTGGACTAATCCAAGTTATAGTGTCTCAAATTCCTGATTTTCAGAATATGAAGTGGCTCTCCATAGTTGCTGCAGTCATGTCATTCACATATTCAATTATCGGATCAGCACTTGGCTTAGCCAAAGTAATAG AAAATGGAGAAATCAAAGGTAGCATTACAGGACTGACAAGTTCTACTGCTGCTGAAAAACTATGGTTGGTTGCTCAAGCACTTGGGGACATTGCCTTTGCCTTTCCATTCTCTCTTATATTTCTGGAGATACAG GACACATTAAAGGCGCCTCCTCCAGAAAAGATCACTATGAAGAAG GATTCGGTTTCTATGAACCATATTGGCTTGTAG
- the LOC104103714 gene encoding probable amino acid permease 7 isoform X1 has translation MAGEIEHDPQTSLLAAPFSERNVVYSDIGKKGTKWSAVAHIITGVIGAGVLSLAWSIAELGWIAGPLAILFCAAVTLFATSILCDCYKSPHSALGPTINHSLLEAARFYFGKKWTWVCGLLQYVSFYGTGIAYIITSATSMREIQRSNCYRKGANADCQTGKNIFMLIFGIIQIVTSQIPDFHNMTWLSVVAALMSFCYSFIGLALGFSKVIDNRRIKGSIVGVPAKSAAQKIWLVFQALGDIAFAYPYSIILLEIQDTLKSPPPENQTMKKASMSAIVITTFFYLCCSGFGYAAFGNDTPGNLLTGFYEPFWLVDFANACIVLHLVGGYQVYSQPVFAFVEKKLTQKFPENKFLNKFYAIKLPVLPAFQLNFFRLCFRTFYVMSTTAIAMAFPYFNQVLGILGALNFWPMTIYFPVEMYIVQRKIGAWTKKWLLLEGFSMICLLVSVVGLIGSIEGIISAKLAKM, from the exons ATGGCTGGTGAAATAGAACATGATCCACAAACATCATTATTGGCGGCGCCATTTTCTGAGAGAAATG TTGTATACTCTGATATTGGGAAAAAGGGAACAAAATGGAGTGCAGTGGCGCATATAATAACAGGGGTTATAGGGGCAGGGGTACTATCACTTGCATGGAGCATAGCAGAATTAGGATGGATAGCAGGTCCATTGGCTATTCTCTTCTGTGCAGCAGTTACCCTTTTTGCAACTTCCATACTTTGTGATTGCTATAAATCTCCACATTCTGCTCTTGGCCCTACTATAAACCACTCTTTATTGGAAGCTGCCAGATTCTACTTTG GCAAGAAATGGACGTGGGTGTGTGGTTTGCTTCAGTATGTGAGCTTCTATGGGACTGGTATTGCCTATATAATTACAAGTGCAACAAGTATGAG AGAAATTCAGAGATCAAATTGTTACCGCAAAGGAGCAAACGCTGATTGCCAGACTGGGAAAAACATCTTTATGCTGATTTTTGGTATTATTCAGATAGTAACGTCGCAGATACCAGATTTTCATAACATGACGTGGTTATCTGTTGTCGCTGCATTAATGTCATTTTGTTACTCTTTCATTGGGTTGGCACTTGGGTTCTCTAAAGTGATTG ACAACAGGCGTATCAAAGGAAGCATTGTGGGAGTACCGGCAAAGAGTGCTGCTCAAAAGATATGGTTAGTGTTCCAGGCACTCGGAGACATTGCTTTTGCCTATCCTTATTCGATCATTCTCCTGGAGATACAG GATACACTAAAATCGCCTCCACCAGAAAATCAGACCATGAAGAAGGCATCAATGAGTGCAATAGTTATCACCACTTTCTTCTATCTATGCTGTAGTGGCTTCGGATATGCAGCCTTCGGGAATGACACACCAGGGAACCTCTTGACAGGTTTCTACGAGCCGTTTTGGCTTGTTGACTTTGCTAATGCCTGCATAGTTCTGCATCTGGTTGGAGGGTATCAG GTATACAGCCAGCCTGTGTTTGCATTTGTAGAAAAAAAGTTAACTCAGAAGTTCCCAGAGAACAAATTCCTGAATAAGTTCTATGCCATCAAACTTCCAGTGTTGCCAGCTTTTCAGTTGAACTTCTTTCGGTTATGTTTTCGGACTTTTTATGTTATGTCTACAACAGCAATAGCAATGGCATTTCCTTATTTCAATCAGGTATTAGGAATCTTGGGAGCCTTGAACTTTTGGCCTATGACCATCTATTTCCCAGTGGAAATGTACATTGTGCAAAGGAAAATTGGAGCTTGGACAAAAAAATGGCTTCTTCTTGAGGGTTTCAGTATGATCTGCTTGCTTGTATCTGTAGTTGGTTTGATTGGATCAATTGAGGGAATAATTAGTGCTAAATTAGCTAAAATGTAA